The sequence acagcatataatttcaaagaatctggtaaacctcggattagaggagtcattctatcaggattggcatttaacaacatcggagagggctgttgtggcactaatcgcctatcatgcattaattggagacaagcagttttctgtaagctctcggttaactgatttatagaaggggtATCTATCTGTGTTGGTTCTCCCcgttccatttggtctattccccctgcccagtaagctgcccgctgcgtcagagaccatggttccctaggatcatcggtagttaggaacactccaggtccccaatatccttgggcttcatcttctgacaataaaatccggtCACCACCAGTTAATGACACCCTacacacatattctgtttcagtctcctttgctagtcggatatacttttcctgaattttagataattcagtggcagaatatggtatcgtcttaatggtcacgtgtggtgctccgccaatttggccattgtctatggtttctgttttaattaatggcctcattgctatctcttcatcctcagggtaaaaaacttttctggtacattctaactcttgatttgggtataaagatttttgctgtttcacttgaactacctctagaccttgCAGGTCTAAGTCCGAGTCAGATCGTTCATCTGTCTCGGCTCGTAAAATTCTTTCCCGATCTAATGCatcagacaaggcagcatgaagccgctgcgttgtattacgctcagcagttaactgctcttgcaggactttaactaaatcctgcagggactgaatcttctccttatctgcctgctcagctctctttgttt comes from Accipiter gentilis chromosome W, bAccGen1.1, whole genome shotgun sequence and encodes:
- the LOC126035454 gene encoding uncharacterized protein LOC126035454; the encoded protein is MVTREISVSDCSPVLEKLIVYKAHPSPQGVAWARNHWHDPKAIVGRIEKLAKEGRFRPGKGKAVVCAVLGAALAAAQEDRQETKRAEQADKEKIQSLQDLVKVLQEQLTAERNTTQRLHAALSDALDRERILRAETDERSDSDLDLQGLEVVQVKQQKSLYPNQELECTRKVFYPEDEEIAMRPLIKTETIDNGQIGGAPHVTIKTIPYSATELSKIQEKYIRLAKETETEYVCRVSLTGGDRILLSEDEAQGYWGPGVFLTTDDPREPWSLTQRAAYWAGGIDQMERGEPTQIDTPSINQLTESLQKTACLQLMHDRRLVPQQPSPMLLNANPDRMTPLIRGLPDSLKLYAVQLQDRLRDAIAPRGGRRNAGGALTWGEVAQELINYGRRMGLTREESRVKPAIHRIEVPGRPPPSKTVNTKKPYGGQRNLLWAEGIEKGIPRDVMDGLPTSVLEKLVLGWKDKNKEPPHTELNIRDYKGANPPSLATPTPQTPTAPEEGMTVRRTGN